Part of the bacterium genome is shown below.
CTTCCTGAGCTACCTCATCGGGCCGCAGCCGATGGACCCGATCTTCACCACGCTGGAGGTGGTGGCGGTGGCGATTGCCGTGCTGATCGTGGCGCCGATCGCGGGGGACGGCGAGTCGCACTGGATGGAAGGCGTGGAGCTCCTAGCGATGTACGTCCTCCTCGGCATCGCCTTCGACTTCGTGCAGGTGTGACGCGCACGGTCGGCCGCCGTCGCCCCGCGGCGCCGCGCGCGATCAGATGCCGAGCCGTGCCGGCACGGGCTTCTCGCCGGTGTAGTCGTAGAAGCCGCGTCCGCTCTTCCTCCCGAAGTAGCCCAGTTGCACCATCCGCTTGAGCAGCGGCGGCGGCGCGAAGCGGGGCTCGCGGTACTCCTCGAACATGATCTCGGCGACGCGGTAGAGCGTGTCGATGCCGACGA
Proteins encoded:
- a CDS encoding 3-hydroxybutyryl-CoA dehydrogenase, translated to VGIDTLYRVAEIMFEEYREPRFAPPPLLKRMVQLGYFGRKSGRGFYDYTGEKPVPARLGI